The Panacibacter microcysteis DNA window GTTGGCCGAAAATGTCTGTAAACAGGCCCGGTAAGTTTTGATAAGGCTGATACTTTTACATTGCTCTTATGCAATTGCCTTATGCGAAAAAAAAGATGTTTTGTAATAAATGCCCTGCTGTTTATAACCACATCATTATTGGCGCGGCAGCCGCAAACATATATAGCTGGTGATGGCATTGACGTACAGCACTACAAGATTAATCTTGAATTTGACTGGCAAAAGATGCGGGCCAAAGCCGATGTAAAAGTGTCTTTACTTTTTACAAAACCCTTGCAAACGGTTTGCCTGGCAGCTAACAACCTGTTAATTTATGAAGTTAAAACCGGTGGCGTTAAACATCGTTTTGTAACAGATACAGCAGGCCACACTCTTATTATTCTGTTGGATAAAATATACCAGGTTAATGATACAGTCAGCATCAGCATCACCTACGAAACATTGCACAGCAACGAGCCGGATGTAAATGCTTTGGGTGGCAGTTTTGGTAAAGGAATACGTTTTATAATCCCATCAACAGCAAGCCCGGTGCGACGCAGGCAGTTATGGTCGCAAAGTGAGTTGATGAATACTTCGTATTGGTTGCCGTGCAGTGCATCCATTGCAGATATTGCCACCACGGAAATTACCGCTACAGTAGAAAAGGGAATGATGTTTCTTGCAACCGGTGCGCTGGTAAGCAGGCGTGTGAACGATGATGATAACTCGGTAACATTCAGCTACAAGACAACGTATCCACATCCTGCTTATTTAACAGCCTTTGCTGCAGGGGAGTACACAGCGATTAGCCAAACAGTCAATGGTGTAACGTTATATACTTATTGTTATCCTGGTGAAGAAGCAGCGGCAAAAGCAACAACAGTAGAGCTGCCTGCCATGCTGCAATTTCTTGAAAAAGTAACAGGCTTTGCCTACCCGTACCGGCAGTATACGCAGGTAGTGGTGCAGCAATATCCCTTTCCCGGTCTTACCGGGCAGCATACTTTCAGTATTATTTCAGACAATATGATCGATGATTACGGTACACACCTTGATTACCTGTACCTGTGGGATGGTGTTGAATGTAATGCATTGGCAAGCCAGTGGTTTGGCAACATCATTATGCCGGCAAAAGTACAAGACATGTGGCTTGCAAAAGGGTTTGCACAATATTTTGAAGGCATGTATGTGGCCGCTGTGCATGGAATGGAGGAGTACCTGTTATGGTATCATTCATGGGAAACCGGCAATGTAATGACTGACTGGGCCGATGGTAAACGCCATCCCATAGTGCCGGCGAAAGTAGATGACGCGGAAGATTTTGTTACAGATAGTTATAGTAAATACCGCGGGGCACTGGTATTAAGAATGTTACGAGAAGAAATGGGCGATGAATTGTTTTTTAAAAGTGTTCAGCAGTTTGTGCACACTTATGCGTTCAAAACAGTTACTACAGCAGATTTCCAGCGTACAGTTGAGCGTGTTTCACAAAGAAGCT harbors:
- a CDS encoding M1 family aminopeptidase encodes the protein MRKKRCFVINALLFITTSLLARQPQTYIAGDGIDVQHYKINLEFDWQKMRAKADVKVSLLFTKPLQTVCLAANNLLIYEVKTGGVKHRFVTDTAGHTLIILLDKIYQVNDTVSISITYETLHSNEPDVNALGGSFGKGIRFIIPSTASPVRRRQLWSQSELMNTSYWLPCSASIADIATTEITATVEKGMMFLATGALVSRRVNDDDNSVTFSYKTTYPHPAYLTAFAAGEYTAISQTVNGVTLYTYCYPGEEAAAKATTVELPAMLQFLEKVTGFAYPYRQYTQVVVQQYPFPGLTGQHTFSIISDNMIDDYGTHLDYLYLWDGVECNALASQWFGNIIMPAKVQDMWLAKGFAQYFEGMYVAAVHGMEEYLLWYHSWETGNVMTDWADGKRHPIVPAKVDDAEDFVTDSYSKYRGALVLRMLREEMGDELFFKSVQQFVHTYAFKTVTTADFQRTVERVSQRSWQWFFDQWIYQTGHPVFDVKKLYDKSGRQLRLTVTQLQQKENNAAYEQPAYFRGNIELAINDSIRTLTLLPQEKNVFEIPFAVQPAVINLDPENIWIREINMQKSQAELEAELSFDKHTLCRSNAMAELVNLYKDSTTTAISKQKIIESLQTVINSNAYWRFRFNAIGQLRAIQPLPYDQFTKNMLHTLVQKETSWVKAAAITSLGITADSSYADLYISCFSDTSDRVISAAAIALGQSKSSKAFDALLKLKDKPSWKSQSLMHCLAGLAQLGDERGSDIAIEALKDNHSPRWFLGNAWDYPFVAVQTLVALGKTGKAYDILAERILEASEEHDISTTLLNLQLIMMLNDPKTGEIITALEKVYNDNEEVLLMLKQYTQQLSANK